One stretch of Geoalkalibacter ferrihydriticus DSM 17813 DNA includes these proteins:
- a CDS encoding glycoside hydrolase family 65 protein, giving the protein MIRHETLNPPPHIYPVNEWKIIETAFYPRFLAQTETLFALGNGYLGMRGNYEEGRPCFQNGTFINGFHETWPIVYGEKAFGFARTGQTMLNVPDTKTIRLYVDDEPFFLPTASLQLYERVLDMQSGTLDFEVLWETPSGKQVLIESRRLVSLEQRHVAAISYQVTVLNGDVPLVISSEIREAPPNQAGMEDPRQARGFAHQVLIPVHHQSNEQRMVLGHRTATSGMTLGCGVDHRIETENPYAVDMSCDGKQGRVVFSVEARAGRPVQIFKFITYHSSRGGATPQELCERSERTLDRTLTAGFDHLLKQQRVFLEEFWRKADVQIEGDAEQAQRQAGEMQQALRWNLFQILQASARAEGTGIPAKGLTGQTYEGHYFWDTEIYLLPFLTYTEPRIARNLLRFRHSMLDRARERAREVNQKGALFPWRTINGEEASAYYAAGTAQYHINADIIYALRKYVEVTDDKALLFNEGAEMLVETARLWLDLGFFSDRQGGKFCIHSVTGPDEYTTVVNNNAFTNLMARENLWYAATTVGTMKDQHPEHYATLVHKTGLEEGEIADWQRAADAMFIPYEEELGIHPQDDNFLDSEIWDIKNTPRDKFPLLLYHHPLVIYRHQVIKQADVVLAMFLLGDEFSREQKKRNFDYYDPLTTGDSSLSACIQSIIAAEIGNSGEAVRYARYAVLMDLADIGGNVRDGCHIASMGGTWMVAVYGFAGMRDYGGRLSFDPRLPRMLCRLRFCLIFQGQDLEVEFTHQQARYRLREGQGLTLSHQGQRVELKPDEEIALPLAGESQLCAARKKERQ; this is encoded by the coding sequence ATGATTCGTCACGAGACTCTCAATCCACCCCCGCACATCTATCCGGTCAACGAGTGGAAAATCATCGAAACCGCCTTTTATCCCCGTTTTCTAGCCCAGACCGAGACTCTGTTCGCCCTCGGCAACGGCTATCTGGGCATGCGCGGCAATTATGAGGAGGGGCGCCCGTGCTTTCAGAACGGCACCTTCATCAACGGCTTTCACGAAACCTGGCCCATTGTTTACGGCGAAAAAGCTTTCGGCTTTGCCCGCACCGGCCAGACCATGCTCAACGTCCCCGATACCAAGACGATTCGCCTGTATGTCGATGACGAGCCTTTTTTTCTGCCGACCGCCTCTTTGCAACTCTACGAGCGGGTGCTCGATATGCAGAGCGGCACCCTTGATTTCGAGGTCCTCTGGGAAACGCCCTCGGGCAAACAGGTTCTGATCGAATCCCGGCGCCTGGTGTCTCTGGAACAGCGTCATGTGGCGGCCATCTCCTACCAGGTGACGGTGCTCAACGGCGATGTGCCGCTGGTGATCTCTTCCGAGATACGCGAGGCGCCGCCTAACCAGGCCGGCATGGAGGATCCACGCCAGGCGCGCGGGTTTGCCCATCAGGTGCTGATTCCGGTTCATCATCAGAGCAATGAGCAGCGCATGGTTCTCGGCCATCGCACGGCCACCAGCGGCATGACCCTGGGTTGCGGCGTCGACCATCGCATCGAGACGGAAAACCCCTATGCCGTGGATATGAGCTGTGACGGCAAACAGGGGCGTGTGGTCTTTTCCGTGGAAGCCCGAGCGGGACGCCCGGTGCAGATCTTCAAGTTCATCACCTATCACAGCTCGCGCGGCGGCGCTACACCGCAGGAGCTGTGCGAGCGCAGCGAGCGCACCCTGGATCGCACCCTCACCGCCGGATTCGATCACCTGCTCAAGCAGCAGCGGGTGTTTCTTGAGGAATTCTGGCGTAAAGCCGATGTCCAGATCGAGGGCGACGCCGAGCAAGCCCAGCGCCAGGCGGGGGAAATGCAGCAGGCCCTGCGCTGGAATCTGTTTCAGATCCTGCAGGCCTCGGCACGCGCCGAAGGCACCGGCATTCCCGCCAAGGGGCTTACCGGCCAGACCTATGAGGGTCACTATTTCTGGGACACGGAAATTTACCTCTTGCCCTTTCTTACCTATACCGAGCCGCGCATCGCGCGCAACCTGCTGCGTTTTCGCCACAGCATGCTCGACCGCGCCCGCGAACGCGCGCGGGAGGTCAACCAGAAAGGTGCCCTGTTTCCCTGGCGCACCATCAACGGCGAAGAGGCCAGCGCCTACTACGCCGCCGGAACGGCCCAATATCACATCAATGCCGACATCATCTACGCCCTGCGCAAGTATGTTGAAGTCACCGACGACAAAGCCCTGCTCTTCAACGAGGGGGCCGAGATGCTGGTGGAAACGGCGCGCCTGTGGCTGGATCTGGGGTTTTTTTCCGACCGGCAGGGGGGAAAATTCTGCATCCACAGCGTCACCGGCCCCGACGAGTACACTACGGTGGTCAACAACAATGCCTTCACCAATCTCATGGCCCGGGAAAATCTCTGGTATGCGGCCACCACTGTCGGGACCATGAAAGACCAGCATCCCGAGCATTATGCCACCCTGGTTCACAAGACCGGATTAGAAGAGGGAGAAATCGCCGACTGGCAGCGCGCCGCCGACGCCATGTTCATCCCCTATGAAGAGGAACTGGGTATCCATCCCCAGGATGACAATTTTCTCGACAGCGAAATCTGGGATATCAAAAACACGCCGCGTGACAAATTTCCCCTGCTGCTCTATCACCATCCCCTGGTCATCTACCGTCACCAGGTGATCAAGCAGGCCGATGTGGTACTGGCCATGTTTCTGCTTGGCGACGAGTTCAGCCGCGAACAGAAAAAACGCAATTTTGACTACTATGATCCTCTCACGACCGGCGACTCGTCCCTGTCGGCCTGCATTCAGTCCATCATCGCCGCCGAAATCGGCAATTCAGGTGAGGCGGTGCGTTACGCGCGCTACGCGGTACTCATGGATCTGGCCGATATCGGCGGCAACGTGCGTGACGGCTGCCATATCGCCTCCATGGGCGGCACCTGGATGGTGGCAGTCTACGGCTTTGCCGGCATGCGTGATTACGGCGGGCGCCTGAGCTTTGACCCGCGTCTGCCGCGAATGCTCTGCCGTCTGCGTTTCTGTCTGATCTTTCAAGGACAGGATTTGGAAGTTGAATTTACCCACCAACAGGCGCGCTACCGGTTGCGCGAAGGGCAGGGGCTGACCCTCAGCCATCAGGGGCAAAGGGTCGAACTGAAACCGGACGAGGAAATCGCGCTGCCCCTTGCAGGAGAGTCTCAGCTCTGCGCTGCGCGGAAAAAGGAAAGGCAGTGA
- a CDS encoding alpha,alpha-trehalose-phosphate synthase (UDP-forming) has translation MSKKDTRRLIAVSNRLPIVVKEEDGRWQLEAGAGGLVTALSPVLKGHRGMWIGWPGCDEAAPLDELVGRFAAEEGYGLGTVPLTQEEVEEYYEGFSNMTLWPLFHDLLGLCQFNPRHWEAYVKVNRRFAEVTATRVEEEDLIWVQDYQLMLMGGRLRELGVKNPLAFFLHIPFPSLDLFRRLPWKMEILRGLLEFDLVGFQTLRDRRNFVACARELLPELRAEVRRRTTLLRWDEREIRVGHFPISIDFSEFNNHARSRDVADAAWYLHEHYENRQLILGVDRLDYTKGIPERLLAFERALERYPELHGKMNLVQIVVPSRTQVPEYQLLKDQLDQLAGRINARFGQAGWIPIHYMFRSLDRVQLLAHYRAAEIALITPLRDGMNLVAKEYCAASVDNNGVLILSEFAGAAEELGKGAVLVNPYDIDGTAEAIRRACTMEQGERQRRMRMLRASVQRNNVHRWVEYFVNSL, from the coding sequence ATGAGCAAAAAGGATACGCGGCGACTTATTGCAGTTTCCAACCGCCTGCCCATTGTGGTCAAGGAGGAGGATGGCCGCTGGCAACTGGAAGCCGGTGCCGGCGGCTTGGTGACGGCTTTGTCGCCGGTGCTCAAAGGACACCGTGGCATGTGGATCGGCTGGCCGGGGTGCGATGAGGCGGCGCCTCTGGACGAGCTGGTGGGGCGCTTTGCCGCCGAGGAAGGCTATGGCCTGGGCACCGTGCCGCTGACCCAGGAGGAAGTCGAAGAGTATTACGAGGGTTTTTCCAACATGACCCTCTGGCCCTTGTTTCACGATCTGCTCGGTCTCTGCCAGTTCAATCCCCGGCACTGGGAGGCTTATGTCAAAGTCAACCGCCGCTTTGCAGAGGTTACGGCGACACGGGTCGAGGAAGAGGATCTGATCTGGGTGCAGGACTACCAGTTGATGCTCATGGGGGGACGGTTACGCGAACTCGGCGTGAAAAACCCCCTGGCGTTTTTTCTGCACATCCCCTTCCCGTCTCTTGACCTGTTCCGGCGTCTGCCCTGGAAAATGGAGATATTGCGCGGCCTGCTCGAATTTGACCTGGTAGGTTTTCAAACCCTGCGCGACCGGCGCAACTTTGTCGCCTGCGCCCGGGAATTGCTCCCCGAATTGCGGGCCGAGGTGCGTCGCCGAACGACTCTGTTGCGCTGGGACGAGCGCGAGATACGCGTCGGCCATTTTCCCATCAGTATTGATTTCAGTGAGTTCAACAATCATGCGCGCAGCCGCGATGTGGCGGACGCCGCCTGGTATCTGCACGAGCACTACGAAAATCGCCAACTGATTCTGGGCGTCGACCGACTTGATTACACCAAGGGCATTCCCGAGAGGCTGTTGGCTTTCGAGCGGGCCCTCGAGCGTTATCCCGAACTGCACGGCAAAATGAATCTGGTGCAGATCGTTGTCCCGAGCCGCACCCAGGTGCCGGAATATCAGCTTCTCAAAGACCAGCTCGATCAGTTGGCCGGACGCATCAATGCGCGCTTCGGCCAGGCGGGCTGGATTCCTATTCACTATATGTTCCGCTCTCTGGATCGGGTGCAGCTGCTGGCCCATTACCGGGCGGCGGAAATCGCTCTGATCACTCCCCTGCGCGATGGCATGAATCTGGTGGCCAAAGAATATTGCGCCGCCTCGGTGGACAACAACGGCGTGCTGATTCTCAGTGAGTTCGCCGGTGCCGCCGAAGAGCTGGGCAAGGGCGCCGTGCTGGTCAATCCTTATGATATCGACGGCACCGCCGAGGCCATCCGTCGCGCCTGTACCATGGAGCAAGGTGAGCGGCAGCGCCGCATGCGTATGTTGCGCGCCTCCGTTCAGCGTAACAATGTGCATCGCTGGGTGGAGTATTTCGTCAATTCGTTGTAG
- a CDS encoding MFS transporter, whose amino-acid sequence MTLSVAVLMRVFLPFCFAYFLSYLFRTVNAVIAPDLIGDLALEPAGLGLLTAAYFFAFAAFQLPLGLLLDRFGPRRVEAALLLVAAAGALLFARAESMNELLVGRALIGLGVSACLMAAFKAFAQWLPPERLPLANGIQMVAGGLGALAATAPVAAALHVTDWRGVFTLLALLTFVAAVALFLVVPEKPREGVGETLPEQLRGLGKILRSPAFWRVAPWACTGQAAYLSIQGLWSGPWLRDVAGRGREEVAYVLLLIALTMTAGYFFFGALAERLGRRGVAPMSVAAWGMGAFMLVQALLLLQWQPLTLPLWLLFGFCGTACILPYAVLSQAFSRHLTGRANTTLNLLVFSAAFAAQWGIGAVIGLWPETAQGSYAPEGYRAGFGMILACQVLALLWYAHSGRRRE is encoded by the coding sequence ATGACCCTGTCCGTTGCGGTGCTGATGCGGGTGTTTCTGCCCTTCTGCTTCGCCTATTTTCTTTCTTATCTTTTCCGTACCGTCAACGCGGTTATCGCGCCGGATCTGATTGGCGACCTGGCTCTGGAGCCGGCGGGCCTCGGTCTGTTGACGGCAGCCTATTTTTTTGCTTTTGCCGCCTTTCAATTGCCCCTGGGGCTGCTCCTTGACCGCTTCGGCCCACGCCGGGTGGAAGCGGCATTGTTGCTGGTGGCGGCCGCCGGGGCCCTGCTCTTTGCGCGCGCCGAAAGCATGAACGAGCTGCTGGTGGGGCGCGCCTTGATCGGCCTGGGGGTTTCGGCCTGCCTGATGGCGGCGTTCAAGGCGTTTGCCCAATGGTTGCCGCCCGAGCGCTTGCCCCTGGCCAACGGCATTCAGATGGTGGCGGGAGGGTTGGGAGCCCTGGCGGCCACAGCACCGGTGGCTGCCGCCTTGCATGTCACCGACTGGCGCGGGGTGTTTACCCTGCTTGCCCTGCTGACCTTTGTCGCCGCCGTGGCATTGTTTCTGGTCGTTCCCGAGAAGCCGCGCGAGGGCGTTGGCGAAACCTTGCCCGAGCAGTTACGCGGTCTGGGAAAAATCCTACGCAGCCCCGCCTTCTGGCGTGTCGCGCCCTGGGCCTGCACCGGCCAAGCGGCCTATCTCTCCATCCAGGGACTGTGGTCGGGCCCCTGGCTGCGCGATGTGGCGGGTCGCGGTCGCGAGGAGGTGGCCTACGTCCTGCTCTTGATCGCGTTGACCATGACCGCCGGCTATTTCTTTTTCGGCGCCCTGGCCGAGCGTCTCGGGCGACGCGGCGTCGCGCCCATGAGCGTAGCGGCCTGGGGCATGGGGGCGTTCATGCTGGTGCAGGCACTGCTGCTTCTGCAATGGCAACCCCTCACCCTGCCTTTGTGGCTGCTGTTCGGGTTCTGCGGCACGGCGTGCATCCTGCCCTATGCGGTACTCTCCCAGGCTTTTTCACGCCATCTGACCGGGCGTGCCAATACGACCCTCAATCTGCTGGTGTTTTCCGCAGCCTTTGCCGCCCAGTGGGGCATCGGGGCGGTCATCGGACTCTGGCCTGAAACCGCCCAAGGCAGCTACGCGCCTGAAGGTTATCGCGCCGGTTTCGGCATGATTCTCGCCTGTCAGGTACTGGCGCTTCTCTGGTATGCGCACAGCGGGCGGCGCCGGGAGTGA
- a CDS encoding MlaE family ABC transporter permease: MPTMSNPDAAPAQITWQSSDDNRLVVCFSGTWAGDQPLPDTADLFTQLAAGPREVVLRGENLGTWDSRFLAFVLGISDACRRREITCLREGLPSGAQRLLNLAEAVPEQGGSGHRETPSRLHQLGAATLEWRRKGIDNLAFFGEVFFSLMRLGSGRARFRRSDLLLHLHEAGVQALPIVTLISLLVGLILAFVGAVQLRMFGAEIYIADAVGLGMARDMAAMMTGIIMAGRTGAAYAAQLGSMQVNEEIDALRTFGVQPMDFLVLPRLLAMGFMLPLLTVYAMLMGILGGALVGIGLFDIPATQYYQQTINGVPLIHFVTGLIKAAAYGLIVAVAGCLRGMQCGRSAAAVGLATTSAVVTAIVWIIVANALLTVIYYVVGI, from the coding sequence ATGCCGACCATGTCCAACCCTGATGCCGCACCCGCACAGATTACCTGGCAGAGTAGCGACGATAACCGTCTGGTCGTTTGCTTTTCCGGCACCTGGGCAGGCGACCAACCTTTGCCCGACACGGCCGATCTTTTTACCCAACTCGCGGCGGGCCCGCGGGAAGTTGTGCTGCGCGGCGAAAATCTCGGCACCTGGGACAGCCGTTTTCTGGCCTTCGTGCTGGGGATTTCCGACGCCTGCCGTCGCCGGGAAATCACCTGCCTGCGTGAGGGGCTTCCCAGCGGCGCCCAACGATTGCTGAACCTGGCCGAAGCGGTTCCCGAGCAGGGCGGCAGCGGGCACCGAGAGACACCCTCGCGCCTCCATCAGCTTGGCGCGGCGACGCTGGAATGGCGACGCAAAGGCATCGACAACCTTGCGTTTTTCGGCGAGGTGTTTTTCAGCCTGATGCGCCTGGGCAGCGGCCGCGCGCGTTTCCGCCGGTCCGACCTGCTGCTCCATCTGCATGAAGCCGGGGTTCAGGCCCTGCCCATCGTCACCCTCATCAGCCTGCTGGTCGGGTTGATTCTTGCCTTTGTCGGGGCCGTGCAGCTGCGCATGTTCGGCGCCGAGATCTATATCGCCGACGCGGTTGGTTTGGGCATGGCGCGCGACATGGCCGCCATGATGACCGGCATCATCATGGCCGGGCGCACCGGTGCCGCCTACGCGGCGCAACTCGGCAGCATGCAGGTCAACGAGGAGATCGATGCGCTGCGCACCTTCGGCGTGCAACCCATGGACTTCCTGGTGCTGCCACGCCTGCTGGCGATGGGATTCATGCTGCCGCTGCTGACCGTCTACGCCATGCTCATGGGCATTCTCGGCGGTGCCCTGGTGGGTATCGGTCTGTTCGACATCCCCGCAACCCAGTACTATCAGCAGACCATTAACGGCGTGCCGCTGATTCATTTTGTCACCGGCCTGATCAAGGCAGCCGCCTACGGCTTGATTGTGGCCGTGGCCGGCTGCTTGCGCGGCATGCAGTGTGGACGCAGCGCCGCGGCCGTCGGTCTGGCGACCACCTCGGCGGTGGTCACGGCCATCGTGTGGATCATTGTCGCCAATGCCTTGCTGACAGTGATTTACTACGTGGTAGGAATTTGA
- the aroF gene encoding 3-deoxy-7-phosphoheptulonate synthase, whose translation MIIVMKQGAGREALAEVKKRIRELGYKPHVIHGATRDVVGAVGDERGKAVLQALESMPGVENVVPILKPYKLASREVRPEPSRVEIAPGLVIGGENLVVMAGPCSVESEEQILETARTVKAAGAQVLRGGAFKPRTSPYSFQGMEEEGLKLLAQARAETGLPIVTEVVNPRDVELVARYADIMQVGARNVQNFALLKMLGQLGKPVLLKRGMASTIQEFLMSAEYILSEGNQRVILCERGIRTFETATRNTLDISAVPVLKEQTHLPVLIDPSHATGHASLVPSMCYAAVAAGADGLIVEVHPHPETAASDGPQSLRPEQFADMMKKLAEFAKVAGKKL comes from the coding sequence ATGATCATCGTCATGAAACAGGGGGCCGGTCGCGAGGCGCTGGCTGAAGTTAAAAAGCGCATTCGCGAACTGGGCTACAAGCCCCATGTCATCCATGGCGCCACGCGCGACGTGGTTGGCGCGGTCGGCGACGAGCGCGGCAAAGCTGTACTCCAGGCCCTCGAATCCATGCCGGGGGTTGAGAACGTTGTGCCGATTCTCAAACCCTACAAACTGGCCAGCCGCGAAGTGCGCCCCGAACCGAGCAGGGTGGAAATCGCACCGGGGCTGGTGATTGGCGGGGAAAATCTGGTGGTGATGGCCGGGCCCTGTTCGGTCGAAAGTGAAGAACAGATTCTGGAGACAGCGCGTACGGTCAAGGCCGCCGGTGCCCAGGTGCTGCGCGGCGGCGCCTTCAAGCCGCGCACCAGCCCTTATTCCTTTCAGGGAATGGAAGAGGAAGGGCTCAAACTGCTCGCCCAGGCGCGCGCGGAAACCGGGTTGCCCATCGTCACCGAGGTGGTCAATCCGCGCGATGTGGAACTGGTGGCGCGTTATGCCGACATCATGCAGGTCGGGGCGCGCAACGTGCAAAATTTTGCCCTGCTCAAGATGCTTGGCCAACTGGGCAAGCCGGTGCTGCTCAAGCGCGGCATGGCCAGCACCATCCAGGAATTTCTCATGAGCGCCGAGTACATCCTCTCCGAGGGCAATCAGCGCGTGATTCTCTGTGAGCGTGGCATCCGTACCTTCGAGACCGCCACGCGCAACACCCTGGACATCTCGGCGGTGCCGGTGCTCAAGGAACAGACGCATCTGCCGGTGCTCATCGATCCTTCCCACGCGACCGGGCATGCCTCCCTGGTGCCCTCCATGTGCTACGCAGCGGTCGCGGCGGGCGCCGACGGTCTCATCGTCGAGGTCCACCCGCACCCCGAAACCGCGGCCAGCGACGGCCCCCAGTCCCTGCGCCCCGAACAGTTCGCCGACATGATGAAAAAGCTCGCTGAATTCGCAAAAGTGGCGGGAAAGAAGTTGTAA
- a CDS encoding membrane integrity-associated transporter subunit PqiC has protein sequence MNPALRKLCPTVFFFLSALLLGGCLMLGEGQSEATRYYTLSPIQADPLAQFSEKRPSFLPGIGPVRIAAYLDRPQLMKRRSAHEFEVIDAALWAEPLQENLARALAANLAGHTGNPQVLLFPWRAMQRPSHQITIEVRRFDVGPDARAYLQADWAIQTQNGGPSEMSRQSEFSAQLRETDAAGSVAALSETLGALSREIALALADLAAQDPD, from the coding sequence ATGAACCCTGCTCTACGAAAACTCTGCCCGACGGTTTTCTTTTTTCTGTCCGCCCTGCTGCTCGGCGGGTGTCTGATGCTCGGCGAGGGGCAGAGCGAAGCAACCCGCTACTACACCCTCAGCCCAATACAGGCCGATCCGCTTGCGCAATTCAGTGAAAAGCGGCCTTCCTTTCTGCCGGGCATCGGGCCGGTGCGCATCGCCGCCTATCTCGATCGACCACAACTGATGAAACGACGCAGCGCCCATGAGTTCGAAGTCATCGATGCCGCCCTGTGGGCCGAGCCCTTGCAGGAAAACCTTGCCCGCGCCCTGGCCGCGAATCTCGCCGGACACACCGGCAATCCCCAGGTTCTGCTCTTTCCCTGGCGTGCAATGCAGCGGCCCTCCCACCAGATAACCATCGAAGTCCGGCGCTTCGATGTCGGCCCGGACGCCCGGGCCTATTTGCAGGCCGACTGGGCGATCCAAACGCAAAACGGCGGCCCATCCGAGATGAGCCGCCAATCAGAATTCAGTGCGCAACTGAGGGAAACCGACGCCGCGGGCTCCGTCGCCGCCCTGAGTGAAACTCTCGGCGCCCTGAGCCGCGAAATCGCCCTGGCCCTGGCCGATCTGGCGGCTCAGGACCCTGACTAG
- a CDS encoding MlaD family protein translates to MSKKVNPALVGAFVLGALALSLAAVIIFGGGHFFRATERYVLYFDGSVKGLNVGAPVVFRGVQVGSVVQIRIEFDERDLSFRIPVMIEVQPDRFIRVCCDKDEVTQEMDVGTEEFIELMVERGLRAQLQLQSIVTGQLLVNIDLLPDRPPRLVDVPTRHPQLPTIPSPLEQWTRTIEELPLDEIVHKVVGVLDGLEKLVQSPDFGETLHDVRATLSDVQSLVRGMEQRLEGTDQELRATLDSARLLLTNLDRQLLPLAEVLGDAAQAGQSALDETRQTMTAIKETVAQDSSLRFQLESTLAEVAAAARSLRILSDFLERHPDALLRGKGGASR, encoded by the coding sequence ATGAGCAAAAAAGTCAATCCCGCCCTGGTCGGCGCCTTTGTTCTGGGGGCGCTGGCACTTTCCCTCGCCGCGGTCATTATTTTCGGCGGCGGCCATTTTTTTCGCGCCACGGAGCGCTACGTGCTGTATTTTGACGGCTCCGTCAAAGGTCTTAATGTCGGTGCGCCTGTGGTATTTCGCGGCGTTCAGGTGGGCAGCGTGGTGCAGATCCGTATCGAATTCGACGAACGCGACCTTTCCTTTCGCATCCCTGTGATGATCGAAGTTCAACCCGACCGCTTCATCCGGGTGTGCTGTGATAAAGACGAAGTAACACAGGAAATGGACGTTGGCACCGAAGAGTTCATCGAACTCATGGTGGAACGCGGTCTGCGCGCCCAACTGCAACTCCAGAGCATCGTCACTGGGCAATTGCTGGTGAATATCGACCTGCTCCCCGACCGCCCCCCGCGCCTGGTCGATGTACCCACCAGGCATCCGCAACTGCCGACGATTCCCTCGCCCCTTGAGCAGTGGACGCGCACCATCGAGGAGTTGCCCCTCGACGAAATCGTTCACAAAGTCGTCGGGGTTCTCGACGGGCTGGAAAAGCTCGTGCAGTCACCCGATTTCGGCGAAACCCTGCACGATGTCCGTGCAACCCTGTCGGATGTGCAAAGCCTGGTGCGCGGCATGGAGCAGCGCCTGGAGGGAACCGATCAGGAACTGCGCGCAACCCTGGACAGCGCCCGGCTACTGCTGACCAATCTCGACCGGCAACTGCTGCCCCTGGCCGAAGTGCTTGGAGATGCGGCGCAGGCAGGGCAGAGCGCCCTGGATGAAACCCGACAAACCATGACCGCGATCAAAGAGACGGTCGCGCAGGATTCGAGTCTGCGCTTTCAACTGGAAAGCACCCTGGCCGAGGTGGCGGCGGCGGCACGCTCTCTGCGCATCCTCAGCGATTTTCTCGAGCGCCACCCCGACGCCCTGCTGCGCGGCAAAGGAGGAGCATCGCGATGA
- a CDS encoding ABC transporter ATP-binding protein, translated as MSSVAAPPKNEFPIRVENLTLAYGETVIQRDLTFSIARGAIFVVMGGSGCGKSTLLRHLVGLQKPASGRIFYGALSFWEADEQTRKRFLRHCGILYQSGALWSSLTVAENVELPLREYTRLSDKEIRDLAQFKLALVGLAGFGNHYPAEISGGMRKRAGLARALALDPDILFFDEPSAGLDPLSARRLDDLILELRESLGATVVMVTHELASIFAIGTDSVFLDAESRTLIARGNPVNLRDECPDPRVRRFLRRGAEE; from the coding sequence ATGTCCTCGGTTGCCGCGCCACCAAAAAACGAATTCCCCATCCGGGTCGAAAATCTGACCCTGGCCTATGGCGAGACCGTCATTCAGCGCGATCTGACCTTCAGCATCGCCCGTGGCGCCATATTCGTCGTCATGGGCGGTTCGGGCTGTGGCAAAAGCACCCTGCTGCGTCACCTGGTGGGGCTCCAGAAACCCGCTTCCGGGCGCATTTTTTATGGTGCTTTGAGCTTTTGGGAGGCCGATGAACAGACGCGCAAGCGCTTTCTGCGCCATTGCGGTATTCTTTATCAGAGCGGCGCTCTCTGGAGTTCGCTGACGGTGGCGGAGAACGTGGAGCTGCCATTGCGTGAATACACCCGCCTGAGCGACAAGGAAATTCGCGATCTGGCCCAATTTAAACTGGCCCTGGTGGGCTTGGCCGGATTCGGGAACCACTATCCGGCGGAAATCAGCGGCGGCATGCGCAAGCGCGCCGGTCTGGCCCGAGCGCTGGCGCTGGATCCCGACATTCTGTTTTTCGACGAGCCATCGGCCGGCCTTGATCCACTCAGCGCCCGGCGCCTCGACGACCTGATCCTGGAACTGCGCGAGAGCCTCGGTGCCACGGTGGTGATGGTGACGCACGAATTGGCCAGCATCTTTGCCATCGGCACCGACTCCGTGTTTCTCGATGCCGAGTCCCGCACCCTGATCGCCCGCGGCAATCCCGTTAATTTGCGCGATGAGTGCCCCGATCCGCGTGTGCGCCGCTTTCTCCGACGCGGCGCGGAGGAATGA